Genomic segment of Xanthobacter dioxanivorans:
CAGCTCGCAGGTCTCCATCTCCATGCTGGCGCGCATGGCCGGCCTCGACGTGGTCAGCGTGCCCTACAAGGGCATCACCCAGGCGGTGAACGACCTTCTGGGCGGGTCCATCGACTTCACCTTCGTCGACATCGGCAATGCCATAGCCCAGGCCAAGCGCGGCGCGCTCCGCGGGCTCGCGGTGACGTCGCTGGCGCCGAACGCGCTGGAGCCGAGCTGGCCGCCCGTCGCCACCACCCTGCCGGGCTACGACATCACCGCCTGGTTCGCCGTGGTCGGCCCCGCCGGCGTGCCGGCGGACGTGGTGAACAAGATCCACGCCGACATCAGCCGGGTGCTGGCCGCCCCCGAAATGACGGAGAAGTTCGGCGCCATCGGCCTCGTGCCGCAGGCCATGGGGCCGGTGCAGCTCAAGGCCTTCATCGCCGACGAGATCGTCACGTGGCGGCGCCTTGTCAAGGAAGCCAATATCGAGCCCCAGTGAGGGGCGCCCCGGAAAGAGAAAAACCATGAGCAAGGTGATGCTGGTGACCGGCGCCAGCCGGGGCATCGGGGCGCAGATCGCGCTGCTCGCCGCGCGGCAGGGCTGGAGCGTCGGCGTGAACTACCACCGCAGTGCCGACGCCGCGCTGGAACTGGTGCGCGAGATCGGCGCGGACGGCGGGCGGGCGGTGGCGCTGGCCGCCAATGTGAGCCGCCCGGAGGAGGTCGAGCGCATGTTTGCCGAGCTCGACCAGGCGTTCGGCCGGGTCGGCGCCCTCATCAACAACGCCGGCGTGCTGGCGAGCTTCCGCCTTGCCGATGCGGCGCCGGGGCAGCTGGAAGAGGTGTTCAGGGCCAACGTCTTCAGCGCCTATTATTGCGCGCGGGAAGCGATCCGGCGCATGTCCACCCGGCACGGCGGGCCGGGGGGCGCCATCCTCAACATGTCGTCCGTGGCATCGCGGCTGGGCGGGCTCGGCGGCGGCACCGCCTATGCCGGCTCGAAGGGCGCGATCGATTCCTTAACGCTGGCGCTGGCCAAGGAGGTGGGCGGCGAAGGCATCCGCGTGAACGCGCTGCGGCCGGGCCTGATCGAGACAGAGATCCATTCCGTGCATGGCGGCCTCGACCAGATGCGCGCGCTGGCGCGGCAGTCCGTGCCCCTCGGACGGTCGGGCACGGCGCAGGAGGTGGCGGAGGTCGCCCTGTGGGCCGTGTCGGAGGGCGCCTCCTATGTCCACGGCACCTGCATCGACGTCGCCGGCGGACGATGAGAGCGGCGGCCTGCCACATGCGCCGCGCTCACTGTTCAACCGCAATTGCAAGGGCGTCGATCCCGCCACGGTGACCACCCCGCTGTCGTGCCGCTGATGATTGACATCTCGGCCGTCGAGAGCCGGCGCCGCGCAATGAGCGTTGCGACCGGTTGCAACGGCCTCCGGACCGAAGCATCCCCCGAGCCGCGGCTCTTCGGGGGTGCGCGGCGCTACCGGTCATCATCATCGCCTGCAATTTCGGCCGCAGGCTGAAGACCCTCGAGGGTCCGCGCGTCGCCGCCGTTTGGCCTTGGACGCGGGTATTGGTCCAGGGCCCGCCCCCCGTGAGTTGAATTCGCTGCGGTGGAGCCTTATGCGTGGACGTCATGGACACCCGAGCCGACGCCGAAAAACCCTTGAATTCGCTGCCCTGCCACCGGCCGACGTCCGCCAAGGCGGCGCCGTTCCTGCCGATGAGCCGCGCCGAGATGACGGCGCTCGGTTGGGACGCCTGCGACATCGTGCTGGTGACGGGCGACGCCTATGTGGATCATCCGAGCTTCGGCATGGCCATCATCGGCCGGCTGCTCGAAGCCCAGGGCTTCCGGGTCGGCATCATCGCGCAGCCCGACTGGCAGTCGGCGGAGCCGTTCAAGGCGCTGGGCAAGCCGAAACTGTTCTTCGGCGTCACCGGCGGCAACATGGACTCGATGGTCAACCGCTACACGGCGGACCGCCGGCTGCGCCACGACGACGCCTACACCCCCGGCGGGGAAGGCGGCCGGCGGCCGGACCGCTCAACCATCGTCTACACGCAACGCTGCCGCGAGGCGTTCAAGGACGTGCCGATCGTGCTCGGCGGCATCGAGGCGTCGCTGCGCCGCATCGCGCATTTCGACTACTGGTCGGACAAGGTGCGCCGCTCGATCCTGGCGGACGCCAAGGCGGATCTGCTGGTCTACGGCAACGCCGAGCGCGCCATCGTCGAGGTGGCGAACCGCCTTGCCGCCGGTGAGCCGCCGCGCGATCTTGATTCCATCCGCGGCGTCGCGCTGTTCCGCCGTGTGCCTGAGCACTATGCGGAACTCCACGCCGACGATCTCGATTCCGCCGACGAGGGGGCCGCCCGCCGGCCCGGCGACGTGGTGATCCGCCTTCCGGCCTACGAGCAGGTGGAGCAGGACAAGGAAGCCTATGCCCGCGCCTCGCGCGTGCTGCACCGGGAGAGCAATCCCGGCAATGCGCGCCCGCTGGTCCAGCGCCACGGCGACCGCGATCTGTGGCTCAATCCGCCGCCCATCCCGCTGACCTCCGCCGAGATGGACGCGGTCTACGATCTGCCCTATGCCCGCGCGCCGCATCCGTCCTACGGCGATGCCAAGATCCCGGCCTGGGACATGATCAAGTTCTCGGTGACCATCATGCGCGGCTGCTTCGGCGGCTGCACGTT
This window contains:
- a CDS encoding YgiQ family radical SAM protein — its product is MDTRADAEKPLNSLPCHRPTSAKAAPFLPMSRAEMTALGWDACDIVLVTGDAYVDHPSFGMAIIGRLLEAQGFRVGIIAQPDWQSAEPFKALGKPKLFFGVTGGNMDSMVNRYTADRRLRHDDAYTPGGEGGRRPDRSTIVYTQRCREAFKDVPIVLGGIEASLRRIAHFDYWSDKVRRSILADAKADLLVYGNAERAIVEVANRLAAGEPPRDLDSIRGVALFRRVPEHYAELHADDLDSADEGAARRPGDVVIRLPAYEQVEQDKEAYARASRVLHRESNPGNARPLVQRHGDRDLWLNPPPIPLTSAEMDAVYDLPYARAPHPSYGDAKIPAWDMIKFSVTIMRGCFGGCTFCSITEHEGRIIQNRSEGSILREIEQIRDRTPGFTGVISDIGGPTANMYRMACKDPKIEAACRLPSCVFPDICPNLNTSHDDLIRLYRKVREVEGLKRVMVASGVRYDLAVKSPEYIKELVTHHVGGYLKIAPEHTERGPLDKMMKPGIGTYDRFKEMFDAAVKQAGKKYYLIPYFIAAHPGTTDEDMMNLALWLKKNRYRADQVQTFLPSPMATATAMYHTGVNPLRAVRHGASDKVVTVTGLRQRRLHKAFLRYHDPDNWPLLREALKQMGRADLIGPRPDQLVPAHQPPGTGKAAGTRRPVRGSSGTQRFTTKGVPLQRK
- a CDS encoding Bug family tripartite tricarboxylate transporter substrate binding protein produces the protein MKALRLLKGLAVCAALACAASAALAETWPMRTVRFVVPFPAGTATDLAARTVGQELQVKLGQPFVIDNRPGAGGSIAVMEVVRAAPDGYTLLFSSNSAISSNVALFKSLPYDPNRDFTPIAGVGLNALVLMVKGDFPAKDLAGFIAHAKAHPGKLTAGYGSSSSQVSISMLARMAGLDVVSVPYKGITQAVNDLLGGSIDFTFVDIGNAIAQAKRGALRGLAVTSLAPNALEPSWPPVATTLPGYDITAWFAVVGPAGVPADVVNKIHADISRVLAAPEMTEKFGAIGLVPQAMGPVQLKAFIADEIVTWRRLVKEANIEPQ
- a CDS encoding SDR family oxidoreductase, whose amino-acid sequence is MSKVMLVTGASRGIGAQIALLAARQGWSVGVNYHRSADAALELVREIGADGGRAVALAANVSRPEEVERMFAELDQAFGRVGALINNAGVLASFRLADAAPGQLEEVFRANVFSAYYCAREAIRRMSTRHGGPGGAILNMSSVASRLGGLGGGTAYAGSKGAIDSLTLALAKEVGGEGIRVNALRPGLIETEIHSVHGGLDQMRALARQSVPLGRSGTAQEVAEVALWAVSEGASYVHGTCIDVAGGR